The genomic segment CTGGAACGCATTAATTTGACTTGCACATTGAAATTGAAAGTGCGACGTTGCTCTTTAGGAGAGATCGCTGTCGATCCAGCACTGATTTCAATCAGCTCTGGCTTGCTAAACCAAGGCGTATTGTTGGCTAGGTTACGCAGTAACTCCGATACACGCTCGTTGGATTGCGCAACTCCGGTGATCAATACTTGCTGGTCCTGCTGAACCATCTTGTTAATAAAGACTCCATCAGGCAGCTGGAGCACTAGTTCAGAAAGCAAATGCACTGGCAAGTTGCGATCAGACTGCAAGTCTTCAACTGCCTGCTGCCGAGCGCGCAAAGCAGCAATCTCTGTCTCCAGTCCGGCGATGTCTTTAATCTGGCCCTCGAGCTTTTTAATCTCTGTTTCCAGCACAAAGTTGTTGCTCTGCTGCTGAGAGATAGCAGCTTCGTACGACAGATAGACAGTTCCGGCAATCAATCCACCGAGTAGTGCTGCGGCAGCAAGTGCCAAGTTAAAAACGTCTTTGCGTTTTTTTCGGGCCGCCTCTCGGTGCGGCAAAAGGTTGATCAATATCACTGGGAGAACCTCCGCAACGCAAGACCACAAGAGGTCAGGTACGAAGGCGCTTCACGCGTCATTCGCTTCAAGCGAACCCCTTCTCCAATCTCCATGCCATCAAACGGATTGAGAAGGCTACAAGGAAAAGATGTGTGCTGAGTGACAGCATTTGTCAATGCAGGAAGCGCAGCAGAACCACCTGCCAGCATGATGTAATCCACGCGGTTGTGTGGCGTACTTGTAAAAAAGAACTGCAAGGCACGACCCAGCTCTTGCACCATGGTGTCTATAAACGGCTTAAGTACGGTGGCCTCGTAATCGTCGGGTAGCTCACCGCTGCGTTTCTTACTCTCGGCCTCCTCTTGAGAGAACCCATATTGCCGAACAATAAGCTGGGTTAGCTGTGCACCGCCAAACGCTTGATCACGGTCGTACAGAACCTCTTCGTCGCGCATGACTTGCATACTTGTGGTCATCGCGCCAATCTCAAAAAGCGCGACGATCAAACCTGCACCTTGCCCGGGCAAATTTTCGATCAGCCGCCCGGCAGCCAAGCGAGCAGCATAGGACTCCACATCCACAATTA from the Rhodoferax potami genome contains:
- a CDS encoding pilus assembly protein PilM, with the translated sequence MISIGALFSRQPAPMLGLDISSSSVKLVELGRDKAGNLVLERCAIEPLERGWFVDGNVEKFDEVAEAVRKLVKKSGTKTKSVAMALPPSAVITKKIILQGGMSDLELEQQVEAEANQYIPFPLDEVSLDFCVVGPSASSVGDIEVLIAASRREKVQDIQGLAEAAGLTPVIVDVESYAARLAAGRLIENLPGQGAGLIVALFEIGAMTTSMQVMRDEEVLYDRDQAFGGAQLTQLIVRQYGFSQEEAESKKRSGELPDDYEATVLKPFIDTMVQELGRALQFFFTSTPHNRVDYIMLAGGSAALPALTNAVTQHTSFPCSLLNPFDGMEIGEGVRLKRMTREAPSYLTSCGLALRRFSQ
- a CDS encoding PilN domain-containing protein — its product is MILINLLPHREAARKKRKDVFNLALAAAALLGGLIAGTVYLSYEAAISQQQSNNFVLETEIKKLEGQIKDIAGLETEIAALRARQQAVEDLQSDRNLPVHLLSELVLQLPDGVFINKMVQQDQQVLITGVAQSNERVSELLRNLANNTPWFSKPELIEISAGSTAISPKEQRRTFNFNVQVKLMRSSETEQLAVKQAEMSASSASAPISVASKPAPKL